In Vibrio celticus, one genomic interval encodes:
- a CDS encoding VC1380 family protein: MLGIDRYNVEYSRLNESIVKVSELQNIIDHLPKDSDPDIVMGEAWLPERLVDTNLDGDMLFLEFDNAPEENQGDDEGRGFVEHEIAMIREKLELLLDEPSDTKTKADALLAIFLMGHELSSSEVIEILESTELESTESDSVELEASKLETTKPDTNKLETKELHDD; this comes from the coding sequence TTGCTTGGCATTGACCGTTACAATGTAGAATATTCTCGGTTAAATGAAAGTATTGTGAAAGTCTCCGAATTACAAAACATTATAGATCACTTACCCAAAGATTCCGATCCAGATATTGTTATGGGTGAGGCGTGGTTGCCCGAGCGTTTGGTGGATACCAACCTAGACGGTGACATGCTATTTCTTGAATTCGATAATGCCCCCGAAGAAAACCAAGGGGACGACGAAGGCCGTGGCTTTGTTGAGCACGAGATTGCTATGATTCGCGAAAAGCTCGAACTGTTGTTAGACGAGCCTTCTGATACCAAGACCAAAGCCGATGCTCTATTGGCAATATTTCTAATGGGTCATGAACTTTCTAGCTCGGAAGTTATCGAAATACTTGAATCAACAGAGCTTGAATCAACAGAATCTGACTCAGTAGAACTTGAAGCATCAAAGCTTGAAACCACAAAGCCAGACACGAACAAGCTCGAAACAAAAGAACTCCACGACGACTAA
- a CDS encoding MipA/OmpV family protein, with amino-acid sequence MKLNYLPTLPSSGLVLLGSAFLSGIFVSTNAWAAEEQEWGIAAMFRTASIPYDTSGGDQSVSSFVPMLFFKNDYVFIDGTEMGAYLYQTDDEKWSFNAISRMRFIDIPASEQNEIEGDTADFGAQLTYQLDDSWSVETELMSDSEYNFHGNLRAKAKYETGDWEFYPSATLRYKSADFNSEYYSASNETIGAGVDLNVGIETRYHVVSNLYLLGSTSVTRLDDNAYDSSIVEDRYQGELYLGFGFFNDKEKAPKPKLSNAPYLRVAHGWATPSNIGDIMKFNREKDEYNNQLTSFFYGHPLTDEIFGLPLDIYLTPGIAHHWSSDVQSSSTEYIIAIKAYYTFDWPTQWRFGVAEGMSYIDSITYIEGSEMDRKGYTASHLLNYLDFSFDVNVGDLIGKNDLNNLWFGYSLHHRSAIFEKSSQYGRIKGGSNYNTVYFQYEF; translated from the coding sequence ATGAAGCTCAATTATTTACCGACTCTTCCTTCATCTGGATTGGTTTTACTAGGTAGCGCTTTCCTAAGTGGCATTTTCGTAAGTACTAATGCGTGGGCCGCTGAAGAGCAAGAGTGGGGCATCGCTGCAATGTTCCGTACAGCAAGCATCCCTTATGACACGTCTGGTGGCGACCAATCGGTTAGCTCATTCGTACCGATGCTGTTTTTCAAGAACGATTATGTGTTTATTGACGGTACTGAGATGGGGGCATACCTCTATCAAACTGACGATGAGAAGTGGTCTTTTAATGCTATCTCTCGCATGCGCTTTATTGATATTCCAGCATCTGAGCAGAACGAGATTGAAGGCGATACGGCGGATTTTGGTGCTCAACTGACCTACCAACTTGATGATTCTTGGTCTGTCGAGACGGAATTAATGAGCGACAGTGAGTACAACTTCCACGGTAACTTACGTGCGAAAGCCAAGTATGAAACTGGAGATTGGGAGTTTTACCCGAGCGCGACACTTCGTTATAAAAGTGCTGATTTCAACAGTGAGTATTACTCCGCGTCTAATGAAACCATTGGTGCCGGTGTTGACTTAAATGTTGGTATTGAAACGCGTTACCATGTGGTTTCAAATTTGTACTTATTGGGTTCAACCAGTGTGACTCGATTAGACGATAATGCCTACGATTCGTCGATAGTCGAAGACCGTTATCAAGGTGAATTGTACCTTGGCTTTGGTTTCTTTAACGACAAAGAGAAAGCACCAAAACCGAAGCTGAGCAATGCGCCGTATTTACGTGTCGCCCACGGCTGGGCTACGCCATCCAATATTGGCGATATCATGAAGTTCAATCGAGAGAAAGACGAATACAACAACCAGTTGACTTCGTTCTTCTATGGACACCCGTTAACCGATGAGATCTTCGGCTTGCCATTAGATATCTATTTGACCCCAGGTATTGCGCACCACTGGAGTTCAGACGTTCAATCAAGCAGCACCGAATACATTATCGCAATCAAGGCGTACTACACCTTTGATTGGCCAACTCAGTGGCGTTTTGGTGTGGCAGAAGGTATGTCTTACATCGATTCGATTACCTACATCGAAGGCTCTGAGATGGACCGTAAAGGCTACACAGCCAGCCATCTGTTGAACTACTTAGACTTCTCATTCGATGTCAACGTTGGCGACTTGATTGGCAAGAATGACTTGAACAACTTATGGTTCGGTTATTCATTGCATCACCGTTCTGCAATCTTTGAAAAATCCTCTCAGTATGGTCGTATCAAAGGCGGCAGTAACTACAACACGGTCTACTTCCAATATGAGTTTTAA
- the hrpA gene encoding ATP-dependent RNA helicase HrpA yields MTSSPEKADNNKNAAQPSSSQSKAKPNQAASKKSAEQSNTKKAEQSATNNKSSQNSPASLRKALNECMMRDRFRLSKRIAGASKIKNEQAKHAVFDEIALDIAKSMMTATQRAAQKPTIEYPEILPVSQKREDIAKAIAENQVVIVAGETGSGKTTQLPKICSELGRGRFGLIGHTQPRRLAARSVANRIAEEMETQLGEFVGYKVRFNDQISDNTQIKLMTDGILLAEIQHDRFLNQYDTIIIDEAHERSLNIDFIMGYLKELLPKRPDLKVIITSATIDPERFSKHFNNAPIIEVSGRTYPVDTRYRPLGGDESDSDRDQIEGIFEAVDELCDEGLGDILIFMNGEREIRDTADALSKRNLRDTEIVPLYARLSAGEQNRIFQSHTGRRIVLATNVAETSLTVPGIKYVIDPGTARISRYSYRTKVQRLPIEPVSQASANQRKGRCGRVAEGICIRLYSEEDFESRPEFTDPEILRTNLASVILQMTALGLGDIQAFPFVEAPDKRNIQDGVRLLEELGAIATAEPAANKNKNHGDDKKKLTAIGRKLAKLPIDPRLARMVIEAPRNRCLHEVMVIASALSIQDPRERPSDKQQSSDDKHKRFFDKESDFITFVNLWDYIKQQQKALSSNQFRKQCKQDYLNYLRIREWQDVYFQIHQAMRELDTKLNTEPGSYDGIHMSLLSGLLSHIGMKDQEKNEYQGARNARFHIFPASGLFKKQPKWIMSAELVETSKLWGRVIAKIQPEWIEPLAKHLIKRSYSEPHWSKKQAAVMAHEKVMLYGIPIVPKRLVNYGAIDATVSRELFVRSALVEGEWETKHAFFKQNRKLLQEVEELEHKSRRRDILIDDDELFDFYDQRVGEEAVSGRHFDTWWKKTSQKTPELLNFEKSMLFRGDASHVTDLDYPNFWHQNGIKLKLSYQFEPGDDNDGVTVHIPLPILNQIDQNGFDWQIPGLRQELVISLIKSLPKTLRRNFVPAPNYADAFLARVTPLEAPLLDSLEKELRRMTGVEVVRDDWKLDQIPEHLKVTFRAVDHRKRKLKEQKDLHELKESLKDKVQETLSKVADDDIEQQNLHTWSFGELPKVYQQKRGGYDVKAFPALVDTKDSVEIKLFETEQEQISAMKSGQRRLILLNVPSPIKYLHSNLPNKSKLGLYFNPYGQVLDLIDDCIACGIDKLIEEKGGLVWEPEQFEALKEHVRAELGDTVVEIAQQVETILTTAFSISKKLKGRVDLSMAFALSDIKAQVEGLIFKGFATECGWKRLPDILRYMRAIERRMEKLPIDPNKDRLHMIKVESVMNDYKELLNKIPKGIAVPENVKEVRWMIEELRVSFFAQQLGTPYPVSDKRVKNAIDAC; encoded by the coding sequence TTGACTTCGTCTCCGGAAAAAGCAGATAACAACAAGAATGCAGCACAGCCAAGTTCTTCACAGAGCAAAGCGAAACCAAACCAAGCTGCATCGAAGAAATCTGCTGAACAATCAAATACCAAAAAAGCTGAACAATCAGCGACAAACAACAAATCATCTCAGAATAGCCCAGCCTCTCTTCGTAAAGCGCTCAACGAATGTATGATGCGCGATCGCTTCCGTTTGAGTAAGCGAATTGCTGGTGCGAGCAAAATTAAGAACGAACAAGCTAAGCACGCTGTCTTTGATGAGATTGCGTTAGACATTGCTAAGTCGATGATGACGGCAACTCAGCGTGCGGCACAAAAACCAACGATTGAATACCCAGAAATTCTACCGGTTAGCCAAAAACGCGAAGACATCGCGAAAGCCATCGCCGAAAACCAAGTGGTTATCGTGGCGGGTGAAACGGGTTCGGGTAAAACCACTCAGTTACCAAAAATCTGTTCTGAGCTTGGCCGCGGCCGCTTTGGCTTAATTGGTCACACTCAGCCTCGTCGTCTTGCGGCGCGTTCGGTTGCGAACCGTATTGCTGAAGAGATGGAAACACAGCTTGGTGAGTTCGTTGGTTATAAGGTTCGATTTAACGATCAGATTTCTGACAACACCCAAATCAAATTGATGACCGATGGTATTCTACTGGCGGAAATTCAACACGACCGATTCTTAAATCAGTACGACACCATCATCATCGATGAAGCGCACGAACGTAGCCTGAACATCGATTTCATCATGGGTTACCTGAAAGAGTTGCTGCCAAAGCGTCCTGATCTGAAAGTGATCATCACGTCGGCAACCATCGATCCAGAGCGTTTCTCTAAGCACTTTAACAATGCACCAATCATTGAAGTGTCTGGCCGTACTTACCCAGTTGATACGCGTTACCGCCCATTAGGTGGTGATGAAAGTGATTCAGACCGCGACCAAATCGAAGGCATCTTTGAAGCGGTTGATGAGCTGTGTGATGAAGGCCTTGGCGATATATTGATCTTCATGAACGGTGAGCGAGAAATTCGTGATACCGCAGATGCATTAAGTAAACGTAACCTTCGCGATACTGAAATTGTTCCGCTTTACGCGCGTCTATCGGCGGGTGAACAGAACCGAATCTTCCAGTCTCACACGGGACGACGCATCGTTCTGGCAACCAACGTGGCAGAAACCTCGTTAACCGTTCCGGGCATCAAGTATGTTATCGACCCGGGTACGGCGCGTATTAGCCGTTACAGCTACCGCACCAAAGTACAGCGTCTACCGATTGAGCCCGTGTCTCAAGCGAGTGCAAATCAGCGTAAAGGTCGTTGTGGTCGTGTTGCGGAAGGTATCTGTATTCGCTTGTATTCGGAGGAAGATTTCGAATCACGCCCAGAGTTTACTGACCCAGAGATCCTTCGTACTAACCTAGCATCGGTTATCCTTCAGATGACAGCGCTAGGCCTCGGCGACATTCAAGCGTTCCCATTTGTTGAAGCGCCCGATAAGCGCAACATTCAAGATGGTGTAAGACTGCTTGAAGAGTTGGGTGCGATCGCAACAGCTGAACCAGCTGCAAACAAAAACAAGAACCACGGCGACGACAAGAAGAAGCTAACCGCAATTGGTCGTAAGCTGGCGAAGCTGCCTATCGATCCACGTTTAGCGCGTATGGTTATCGAAGCACCACGTAACCGATGCCTACACGAAGTGATGGTGATCGCGTCTGCGTTGTCGATTCAAGATCCGCGTGAGCGTCCATCAGATAAGCAACAATCGTCTGATGACAAGCACAAGCGCTTCTTCGATAAAGAGTCTGACTTCATCACGTTTGTGAACTTGTGGGATTACATCAAGCAGCAGCAAAAAGCGCTGTCGAGTAACCAGTTCCGCAAACAGTGTAAGCAAGATTACCTCAACTATTTACGTATCCGTGAATGGCAAGATGTGTACTTCCAAATTCACCAAGCAATGCGTGAACTGGATACTAAGTTGAATACAGAACCGGGCAGCTATGATGGCATTCACATGTCACTGCTATCAGGTCTGCTTTCGCACATCGGTATGAAAGACCAAGAGAAGAATGAGTATCAAGGTGCACGTAATGCGCGCTTCCATATCTTCCCTGCGTCTGGCTTATTTAAGAAACAACCGAAGTGGATCATGTCTGCTGAGCTGGTGGAAACCTCGAAACTTTGGGGCCGTGTTATCGCGAAGATTCAACCTGAATGGATTGAACCACTAGCGAAACACTTGATTAAACGTAGCTACAGCGAACCACATTGGTCGAAGAAACAAGCAGCGGTAATGGCACACGAAAAAGTGATGCTTTACGGAATCCCAATCGTACCTAAGCGCCTTGTGAACTACGGCGCGATTGACGCAACCGTCAGCCGTGAGTTGTTTGTACGCAGTGCATTAGTAGAAGGTGAGTGGGAAACCAAACATGCTTTCTTCAAGCAGAACCGTAAGCTTCTACAGGAAGTCGAAGAGCTAGAGCATAAATCACGTCGTCGTGACATCTTGATCGATGATGATGAACTGTTCGATTTCTATGACCAACGTGTGGGTGAAGAGGCGGTTTCTGGCCGTCACTTTGATACATGGTGGAAGAAGACCAGTCAGAAAACCCCTGAGCTGCTGAACTTTGAAAAGTCGATGCTGTTCCGAGGCGATGCTAGCCACGTTACCGATTTGGATTACCCGAACTTCTGGCATCAAAACGGTATTAAGCTCAAGCTGAGCTACCAATTTGAGCCGGGCGACGACAACGATGGTGTAACGGTACACATTCCGCTGCCTATCTTGAACCAGATCGACCAGAACGGTTTTGATTGGCAGATCCCAGGTCTACGCCAAGAGCTAGTGATTAGCTTGATTAAGTCGTTACCTAAAACGCTACGCCGTAACTTTGTACCTGCACCAAACTACGCTGATGCATTCTTGGCTCGCGTGACACCACTTGAAGCACCGTTACTGGATTCTCTTGAGAAAGAGCTACGCCGCATGACGGGTGTGGAAGTGGTACGTGATGACTGGAAGTTAGACCAGATTCCAGAGCACTTAAAGGTAACATTCCGCGCTGTCGATCATCGCAAGCGTAAGCTGAAAGAACAGAAAGATCTGCATGAGCTGAAAGAGAGCCTGAAAGATAAGGTTCAAGAAACGCTTTCTAAAGTAGCAGACGACGATATCGAGCAGCAGAACCTGCACACGTGGAGCTTTGGTGAATTGCCAAAAGTCTACCAACAGAAACGCGGCGGCTACGATGTTAAAGCCTTCCCTGCGTTGGTGGATACCAAAGACAGCGTAGAGATCAAACTGTTCGAAACCGAGCAAGAGCAGATCTCGGCAATGAAATCGGGTCAGCGTCGTTTAATCCTGTTGAACGTGCCATCACCGATCAAATACTTGCACTCTAACCTGCCGAACAAATCGAAACTTGGCTTGTACTTCAACCCATACGGACAGGTACTCGATCTTATCGATGACTGTATCGCTTGTGGTATTGATAAGCTGATTGAAGAGAAGGGCGGTTTGGTTTGGGAACCAGAGCAGTTTGAAGCACTGAAAGAACACGTACGTGCAGAGCTGGGTGATACCGTAGTTGAGATTGCTCAACAGGTTGAAACCATCCTAACCACGGCATTCAGCATCAGTAAAAAGCTGAAAGGACGCGTGGATCTTTCAATGGCATTCGCACTTTCTGACATAAAAGCTCAAGTAGAAGGTTTGATTTTTAAGGGTTTTGCCACAGAATGTGGGTGGAAACGCCTGCCGGATATTCTACGCTATATGAGAGCGATTGAACGCCGCATGGAAAAACTGCCAATTGACCCGAACAAAGATCGTCTTCATATGATCAAAGTTGAGTCAGTAATGAATGATTACAAAGAACTGTTGAATAAAATTCCAAAAGGGATCGCGGTTCCAGAAAATGTAAAAGAGGTGCGTTGGATGATAGAAGAGCTTCGTGTAAGCTTCTTCGCACAGCAGCTCGGTACGCCTTACCCAGTATCAGATAAGCGTGTTAAAAACGCGATTGATGCTTGCTAA
- a CDS encoding outer membrane beta-barrel protein, translating into MKKTLLALALLGASSTAMADSWLYGGVMGGQNSFAGEDENAVGIHVGTGILPLIGVEAGYWDLGSFDNVSYGNRAKQGVDVSTAYLAIKPSIDFGPLHVYAKGGLHSYEVKGDNFKQDDVDIMYAVGAEYFIFGPLSVGASYQNFKMKDDDAGVFSLNATIHLL; encoded by the coding sequence ATGAAAAAAACGTTATTGGCACTAGCACTACTAGGTGCATCTTCAACAGCAATGGCTGATTCTTGGTTGTACGGCGGTGTAATGGGTGGTCAAAACTCATTCGCTGGTGAAGATGAAAATGCAGTGGGCATCCACGTAGGTACAGGTATCCTTCCACTAATTGGTGTTGAAGCGGGTTACTGGGACCTAGGTTCTTTCGACAACGTTAGCTACGGCAACCGTGCTAAACAAGGTGTTGACGTAAGCACAGCTTACCTAGCGATCAAACCAAGCATCGACTTCGGTCCTCTTCACGTATACGCGAAGGGTGGTCTTCACTCATACGAAGTGAAAGGCGATAACTTCAAGCAAGACGACGTTGATATCATGTACGCTGTAGGCGCTGAATACTTCATCTTCGGTCCACTATCTGTAGGTGCTAGCTACCAAAACTTCAAAATGAAAGATGACGACGCGGGCGTTTTCTCTCTAAACGCAACTATTCACCTACTGTAA
- a CDS encoding GGDEF domain-containing protein, which translates to MNSFNWDKNFETGIGVVDEQHQYLVGFINHYGNLLSENTISIDDINIALLDLTRYAEFHFKEEESLMRDCGVHELHIEEHIKVHRVFMQDIYSMQAFIIEEDQTSARQLLNFLIHWLAYHILGIDQNMARQMTAIEEGATPLQAFVAEEKQQDSATVPLLAALNGLFEQVSERNKQLLRFNQLLEDKVEERTAELKRANKRLEELSLTDSLTNLHNRRSAFKQLALHWQDSKELGMPLVCIMIDADHFKRINDTSGHDAGDLVLQTLSRELKNTFRNDDIVCRLGGDEFLVICPNTDLKGGMYIAETARQKVSELEVETSHQVWIGSISVGVAEITEEFGSMNDLIKAADESVYLAKNAGKNSVCSIQI; encoded by the coding sequence ATGAATTCATTTAATTGGGATAAAAACTTTGAAACAGGCATTGGTGTTGTAGATGAACAGCATCAATACCTTGTTGGTTTTATCAACCACTACGGAAACCTGCTGTCAGAGAACACTATCTCTATCGACGACATTAACATCGCTTTACTTGATCTCACACGCTATGCCGAATTTCACTTTAAAGAAGAAGAATCTTTGATGAGAGATTGCGGTGTACATGAGTTACACATTGAAGAGCATATCAAAGTGCATCGTGTATTTATGCAAGATATCTACAGTATGCAAGCTTTCATCATAGAAGAAGATCAGACGTCAGCACGGCAGTTACTTAATTTCTTGATCCACTGGCTTGCTTACCACATCCTCGGTATCGACCAAAACATGGCGCGACAAATGACCGCCATAGAAGAGGGCGCGACACCTCTGCAAGCCTTTGTAGCGGAAGAAAAGCAGCAAGATTCTGCGACTGTCCCGCTGTTGGCTGCGCTTAACGGCCTGTTTGAACAAGTCTCTGAACGAAACAAACAGTTGTTACGCTTCAACCAGTTACTCGAAGATAAAGTTGAGGAACGTACGGCAGAATTAAAACGAGCGAACAAGAGACTTGAAGAATTGTCATTAACCGACTCTCTTACTAATTTGCATAACCGTCGTAGTGCTTTTAAACAGTTAGCGCTGCATTGGCAAGACTCCAAAGAACTAGGCATGCCTTTAGTGTGTATTATGATTGATGCCGACCACTTCAAGCGCATTAATGACACCAGCGGCCATGATGCAGGCGACTTGGTGCTACAAACCCTCTCGCGTGAACTGAAAAACACGTTCCGTAATGATGATATTGTTTGCCGGTTAGGTGGCGATGAGTTCTTGGTTATTTGCCCAAACACCGACCTTAAAGGTGGGATGTACATCGCGGAAACCGCTCGACAGAAAGTGTCTGAATTAGAGGTTGAAACCAGTCATCAAGTTTGGATTGGCAGTATTAGTGTCGGTGTCGCTGAGATAACCGAAGAATTCGGCTCAATGAACGATTTGATTAAAGCCGCCGATGAATCCGTTTATTTAGCGAAAAACGCGGGGAAGAACAGCGTTTGTTCGATTCAGATTTAG